The following proteins are co-located in the Polystyrenella longa genome:
- a CDS encoding type III polyketide synthase yields the protein MSFEILGVGTANPEHAVQQKDAAEIAKHLGRVDEKKQRQIVALYRRSGVQQRYSVLLNSSEDGAENRQSFYTPGEEPGNSGPDTAARMEQYVLHAAPLAIKAANKALLDSGKAPGEITHLVTVSCSGFSAPGFDIELIRELGLPEETARTHVGFMGCHGAMNGLRVAKAYADADPKACVLVCAVELCSVHHHYGWNPQRIVANSLFADGAAAVVGCHRETPTGEDWTIVANGSRLLPDSREMMSWEIGNNGFEMGLSPEVPNVIQQYLPEWMEAWLGRHQLTTKEIASWAIHPGGPRILQATAEALGLDDQQMEPSRRVLEEYGNMSSPTVLFIIERLRQAEAKRPCVILGFGPGLVAEAALIL from the coding sequence GTTTTGAAATACTGGGGGTCGGTACGGCTAATCCCGAACACGCGGTTCAACAAAAAGACGCGGCGGAGATTGCCAAACATCTGGGTCGAGTCGACGAAAAAAAACAGAGGCAAATCGTCGCGCTCTATCGTCGATCAGGAGTTCAGCAACGGTATAGCGTGCTGTTAAACTCGTCCGAAGACGGAGCGGAAAATCGTCAATCGTTCTACACCCCAGGGGAAGAACCGGGAAATTCCGGTCCCGACACGGCGGCGCGAATGGAACAGTATGTTCTGCACGCAGCCCCACTCGCTATAAAAGCAGCGAACAAAGCGCTGCTGGATTCGGGGAAGGCTCCGGGGGAGATCACTCACCTCGTTACGGTTTCCTGTAGTGGCTTTTCCGCACCGGGGTTTGATATAGAATTGATTCGCGAACTTGGATTGCCCGAAGAGACAGCCCGGACGCATGTCGGCTTCATGGGGTGTCATGGTGCCATGAATGGTTTGCGAGTCGCCAAAGCGTATGCCGACGCCGACCCGAAAGCTTGTGTGCTCGTTTGCGCCGTGGAATTATGCAGCGTGCATCATCACTACGGTTGGAATCCACAGCGGATCGTGGCGAACTCTCTCTTCGCTGATGGAGCCGCCGCAGTCGTTGGATGTCATCGAGAGACTCCTACCGGGGAGGATTGGACAATCGTCGCCAATGGTTCCCGGCTGCTGCCCGATTCCCGCGAGATGATGAGCTGGGAAATTGGAAACAACGGTTTCGAAATGGGCCTGTCCCCCGAAGTGCCCAATGTGATCCAGCAGTACCTACCCGAATGGATGGAAGCCTGGCTGGGCCGCCATCAATTGACGACGAAAGAGATCGCTTCCTGGGCCATTCATCCGGGGGGCCCTCGTATCTTGCAGGCCACGGCCGAAGCCCTTGGCCTCGACGATCAACAGATGGAACCTTCCCGCCGTGTACTGGAAGAATACGGCAATATGTCTTCGCCCACCGTCCTCTTCATCATTGAACGTCTTCGCCAAGCAGAAGCTAAACGCCCTTGCGTCATCCTTGGTTTCGGTCCGGGATTAGTGGCTGAGGCCGCGTTGATTTTGTAA
- a CDS encoding DinB family protein — protein sequence MSIAEHIKKSLVTPTQLVNVYLSDLSDDDLLLKPAEGINPINWQVGHLIASEHQLIEAIAPGSMPALPEGFTEIYDRKNSSGDDTSAFLPKEELVKLMNEQREGTLAVLAKMSDEDLMKPGPEQLQQIGETVGSIFAMQGTHWTMHAGQWVIVRRQQGKPVLI from the coding sequence ATGAGTATTGCTGAACATATTAAGAAGTCTCTCGTCACACCGACCCAGCTTGTCAATGTTTACCTGTCTGATTTGTCCGATGACGATTTGCTGCTGAAACCGGCTGAGGGGATTAACCCGATTAACTGGCAGGTGGGGCATTTGATTGCTTCGGAACATCAACTGATCGAAGCGATTGCTCCGGGGTCCATGCCCGCGTTACCCGAAGGCTTCACCGAGATTTATGACCGCAAGAATTCCAGTGGAGACGACACGTCAGCCTTTCTTCCTAAAGAAGAACTGGTGAAGCTGATGAATGAACAACGCGAAGGCACGCTCGCCGTCCTCGCCAAGATGTCTGATGAAGACTTGATGAAACCGGGTCCGGAGCAATTGCAGCAGATTGGCGAAACCGTGGGGTCGATCTTTGCGATGCAAGGCACCCACTGGACAATGCACGCCGGTCAATGGGTGATCGTTCGTCGTCAACAGGGCAAACCCGTTCTGATCTGA
- a CDS encoding BON domain-containing protein yields MRLRTIIFVMVSVSSIIFISQVEAQLFGDRTLGQPLTKQPEPGAASSSASGGSAISGGARFLRENRDERSFVGADSEEGSGFVGLEQGSTDGNVRTAVQDFQVERSQAGRINRPLRRPQANQMYLPRLSLGFSVPKADPILKAGNLKQTLASASPIQSVAPGIEVSFADGQVTLRGQVQDDRQRQLCSRLLMFEPGVNTVHNELEVSLAPQPIVPIPN; encoded by the coding sequence ATGCGATTACGGACAATTATTTTTGTGATGGTCAGCGTTAGCTCCATCATATTCATTTCTCAGGTCGAAGCTCAGCTGTTCGGCGATCGAACATTGGGGCAACCGCTGACGAAGCAGCCCGAACCGGGCGCAGCATCATCGAGTGCTTCGGGCGGAAGTGCCATTTCAGGCGGAGCCCGTTTCCTGCGCGAGAATCGCGATGAGCGAAGTTTCGTCGGTGCGGATTCTGAGGAAGGCTCGGGGTTCGTTGGTTTGGAACAGGGATCAACTGACGGAAACGTTCGAACGGCCGTGCAGGATTTCCAGGTTGAACGAAGTCAGGCTGGCCGGATCAACCGACCACTCCGACGTCCCCAGGCCAATCAGATGTATCTACCACGTCTCTCCTTAGGATTCTCTGTGCCGAAGGCAGATCCTATTTTGAAGGCGGGGAACCTGAAACAGACTCTGGCGTCTGCCAGTCCCATTCAGTCTGTTGCTCCCGGGATCGAGGTATCGTTTGCAGACGGGCAGGTGACGCTTCGCGGTCAGGTGCAGGATGACCGACAGCGACAGTTGTGTTCCCGACTTCTGATGTTTGAGCCTGGCGTAAATACTGTTCATAACGAGCTCGAAGTGTCCCTTGCACCTCAGCCGATCGTCCCGATCCCGAATTAA